Sequence from the Polypterus senegalus isolate Bchr_013 chromosome 3, ASM1683550v1, whole genome shotgun sequence genome:
TGTTTCAGTGCCGATTGGCTTTTGATTAACTTCAAGTTTAACTTGCTCACTATACGCCcaatcatttataaaatgttcctttttattACTTCAAAACATTGCAGCACATAGATACTTGCTTTCTAATCTAAGAGGGCTGTCATCTGGTTAGCTAATATCTTAAAGAGGCCAAGTGATTGAAGATTTCCCTTAAAACTTCATGTGAAGCATTTCAAGTGTCAAATTTGAGGtataacaaagtttttttttttttaatttacataatattcTACATCTACTATACACTATTCAGTAAGTCAAGCTAGACACTAACGTTatgttaaactgcaaaaaaaaaaaaaaaaaaaaagcaatttaccAGTTTGCAAAAACACTATTCAACAAAATATAGGAGTAAACAATTTTTCCATTCTAGTTGTTCCCGACTCCTTTGAATTTCCTAAAATTTATTAACATTCCTAGTGTGGAAGCATATTCCATACATCAAATCCCACAATTTAAAAGTCACACTGATTGGCAACTACATTACTCCATCATGCACAAGATTCAACGCTGCAAAGGGCTGACTAAGGCTCTctgaaaacaaatacaaaagtaATGGGAAACAAGGATGTCACAAGAACAGATTGTTACCAAATCAATGCCAAACTTCTGAATAATGTACTTTAACTGTACTTTAACTCTTCACAATATCACCAGTACCAAATGAAAGCCTTTACTGCACTCCTACATTACTGAAAATGGACAAAGTACTCAGGGGAACACAAGAAtacgcaagaaaaaaaaaaaaagtaaaaagtaaaatctaCAATAAAAAATGGCTCCCACTGGTGAGGGTTACGACACAGCACAGCATCACATTTCAAACAAAAACAGCACAAGTTGTTTTGTGTTTGAGTCAGGAAGACTTTGGTGCATGAATCAtgcttattaataataaaaaaaatttaaacacacacagGCTTTCATTGACACTTATTCCATTACAGAGCAAGTCCAAAGGTAGATCCATGCGTGCTTTAACAGTTATGTCACCAATTAGAGGCGATTATCAGTTTAAATTGAAACATTAAAAAGTTGTAAGAGGAGACAAAATGATGGCAAGACAAATCACTTAAGTGTGTCCTACATAGTTCCTAAAAAAAGGATAGAGCCGTCACATTCATTCTTTTATTGCACTGAGCATGTCTCAAGATTTCAGTTTAAGactctatccattttctaaccagtttAGGGTCATGGGGGCAGTGGTAACTGCGGTAGCAAGTAAAAAAACAAGGCAAGTGGTTATCTCCTCGTGTGCACTTATGATGAAATCAGTGGCTACAAtacataccaaaataaaatgcgCTTAATGTTTTGAAGCTCAAGGCACTACAATTATACCCGTTAGCATAATGGGAAAAGAGCAGATTTCTTTGCCAAATATGAATATGCCAATGCTAAATttgggcagtttttttttaagccaAACAAATGTTTCAGTACAACTCATAAAAACAAGAACAAGCATACACTAACATTTATAGTTTGCATGTGTGATTTAAAGGTAATTTCTTTTTATATGGGCTTGTATGTCGCCTGTAACAGTGATCCAACCCCTTCAATAATAtgacccagagtgctgtgcagttgacGCCAACAGGAAGCTGTGAAGAATCCATATGCTTTAAATAGTGCTGTGCTTAACTATTGGCATTGGGAACAAGTTAGCAAAGGCATCAGGAAAATGGGATTAAGTGGTGGGCGTTGGTTTGGAAGTAGCATTCACTTCAAGACAAGGGAGATCATGCTATTGAATCTGTGAGCATGCCTTCGTGAAATCATTCATAATCAGCAAGAAAGGTTGCTGTTCAATCCTAAGCAAAACCTAATTGGTCAATTGAATTTTAACAATATCACCtacctgttttaaaaaatgttagcagTTGTGAAGCTTGTTCCCTTAcagtatatgcacacacacaacccagATACACAGTAACACGTTCATCTCGGTCATTTCCCTTCTGGCATCAGATCAGAAACAGACGAGGGATTTCACTAGGAAACAGCTAAACAATTTACTGTCTATACTCTGCTTCTGTTTATTTCCACCTTAATTTCATTACATCGCTAACGCACTGCCTCTTTGGTAAACACTAAAAAAAGCATACTGTTAATTTGTTATAAAGATGTTACATTTCTATTCCCATCATGGGACCAGACATACCATCACCAAAGAAATTTTCATAGTATTGATGAGGAATGTGAATGAAAGCCATTTGTTGATAAATACTTGTTTAGATGGCAAggcaaaatgacaaaatacatcTTAAAGCATTTGCACGTTGAAGGAGCTTACCTGGCAAAAGGAGTTAAATTTGCTACACTGAGAATCCAGTTTGCCATTTTGGTCTATCTTTCTTGGAGTTGATGAAACAGGTGTTGAAGCCAATGCCTGCATACAAGATAGTACTTCTCTGGAGCATCCTTTCACTGCCCTAGTAAATTCTTCCATACCATTTAAAGTATATTTCTAAAATTGAACAATGAGATAAGAACAATTTAAGACTTTATCTTCAATGAAAACTAAATTTAACATAATCTAATAATGTGTAAGCATCACTTATCCACACTTTGTACATCAAATGATGCACTCACGTTATACTGTCCATTTTGCCCCCTCTATCTAAttaatatatatctctctctctatattttatatatatatatatatatatatatatatatatatatatatatatatatatatatatatatatatatatatatatataatatagatatatatctatacacatatctatacacacacatacatacatctatatctatatatacactccAATACGAGTCTACTACTTTCCATCTCAACCACTTTGGAAACAGGATGAAGCCACAGATCATAGGCTGCCAATTTCCCATCAGCACAGGGACCACTGTTCTGAGCTGCTCAGGGAAAGGATGCAGGACTGAAACAACCAATAAAGTGGATTGTTTGGGAAAAGGTGTTTCAAGCACTTCATtatcattgtgtaacacaacgaaattactttttgtgattgTGTGTTTGGCACATACTTAAAAATCTACTTTCTGTTATCTGGGACTATCAGTTCAGAAGAGGAACATGCCAAAGCTTTCAGGATGGCTAGTTTGGGGAATTTGTGTTGTGTGTGAAAAGCAACTGATTGACAGCTTAAGTGTAAATGCACCCAGAAATCTTGTTTCAAACTGTGCATAGACATGAATGAAAATCTACCACAATTATGGAcagcattaaaattaaataagtaatccTTCAATATACCTCATTACACCATTCAGTGGAAAGCCAAATGCATATCTACACTGCGAGAGCATTATTAATGATAAAACGTCTGTACCATTTTACAAAAAATTTGTATTCTGAATACAACATTTTGAATGTGTCATTAGCAGGACTACACTATAAGACCTCTATTCATCAACTGTAGtaactaaaaccaaaatatcaaaaaaaaaaaaaaaaaaaaaaaactttagtcatTACTGTCAAATAAAAAGTGTTACCTCAAGTTTGTCTGCTGCGACAAAGTAGCGCTCTGCTGTGCGTTTGTCACCCAGGATTATTTTTTTCCAGGTCCTGCTAACTAGCACACACCTGTGGAAAGAAACGAATACCACAATTAGATTTAAGTTTTATTCTAGGAACTTAAAACTTAACTCAGTTATAATTATTAGACAAAAGTTTAGACTTAAGAAGAACCAGGGACTATTagaaagtatatttaaaatatgccAAACTAAATCACACTCCGTCTCAACTCAAACAACTGTATAAAAATGGAGAACACACCACTGTACTGAAATCATGAAACTATGAATTAAAAAGACTAAAAcactatttaaatgaaaacatgtgtACCAGTTGGAAATATAATTTGTAACAAAAACTACATCGAGCAGTAAACAAAACAGGCTGTtttatgtgtatttgtatgtgGTTTTTGGCATCTGTACCatcatgcttttctttttttcaacatAAATGAGGAATTAATGCAATGGCAGCCCAGTGAACTTTTACTTTTGGAGAAATCTTTGGAAAGCAATACTGGGAGCAATATTTAAAGTAGAGGCGCCAAGGTTTGTTttctggatggatggaagatgggTGGTGAAGGGAAAAAGGGGTTCCTGGTAGAGTGGCgatcaacttttttttctgtaagagaaTCAATAATGAGGATGTAGGAAAACTACTACATAAAATGGATTTAATGGCATTGTGAAGATCCTTCTTCCTACATGACTGTGGACATAGGTGAATGCTAAGCAGTGGGCCTGCAGCCGTGCCAGGATTACTTTTATTTCCTTTGACACTTTACACTTCCAAATGGATGGATTCCTTAAACACATCTATTGCAGTATTTATCCTGTTTTAGTATTTGTCGGGTGTCCTGTGTCATTTGTGTGTTGATTGTCTGCAACTCTGTATTAAGAAataaggaaagagagaaaacTTACTGGATGAGGTCTTCACCGTCAAGAAGCATTAATATTTTCCCTAAAAGGTGTTTCATGCCCCTTTGCAaaagttcttttaaaatgtcGACATGATCGAGTCCAATGCTTCTTCCAATTACGTTACGTAGATTGAATTTGTCAGCAATTTTGTCAACACAAGTCCAgtcaaattttttacattttctatgtgtggACATCAGTTCAGTACATACTTCATGTGCAAACTTAACACAAGGTAGACTACCCATATTAGAAATCGCCTCCGTTTGTTTCTCAGTTGAGCTGCTCAGTTCAGGTGGCACATGAAAATCAGACTGGATTTCACTTTGTTCTGAATAAGCATCATGAGTCTCCAAGTCAAATATGATGCTGTTTTGACTATCCGTGTAAGACAAGTAACCGCTTTCTTCAAGGGTCCCATCTAGCAATGGAGGCTCATTTTTACACTCTTTGAAACTAGCagctttcacattttctttattatgaACTGGCTCAGGATCGGTCTTACAAGAATTCTGGCCCTCATTACATGGTAGCATCTTCAGTAGTTGACACGGACTTTCTTCTTTTGCTGATTTCGTTTCATTTTCCATCACAGATTTTACTTTAATGTTGGCACCAGTAGCATTTGAAAAGCAGAGGGCTGGTTGCTTCTGGGAGGTATAATGGCACTTCattgtaaaatactttaaaagtatCACCCACTCGCTGAGTGACTTCTCTGTgctgtaaaacagaaaaaaaataaataaaaatgaagatttaaGTTACAATCGATTCTTAAAGTGCCCAATTCAGCTCAGGATTGCAGAGAACATGGTGCCTATTCTAGCAGCATCAAGCGCAGGATGGGAAACAGCCCTATAGAGGGCATCAGTCAAAGAACATACAGTTTTATCTAGCCACTTAGCAATTGCCATTTAATGCAAACGGGTCTTTGAGGTAAAGGAACAATGTTCAAATTTCAAGCAGACAGAATTGCAGACTAGGAAGGTGCACAGAAAAAAGGTGCTCCTGGCACCTCTGAACCATTTTTATTAAGGTTATAAGATACAAAAGTGTGGTTACATAATGAAACaccttaaaaaaaacacactaatatCTACAACcagttataaatacaaattaagttCTGGAGGTGTTGTATATCCTGTTGTTACTGCACAGAACTGCCATTAGCACATAGCAATGCACCCTGCAGAAGAACAGATACAAtatttcaaacacatttaaccaagtTAATGGGTCAGTATTAGCAAGGGATTGGTTTATTTAATGGCAGTAATTTCTATACTACTAATCGAATTCATTTTGCTATTCCAAGACAATGGACAGAGTGTTTATCCCAAAAATATGGAGGAGGCATATTGAAGTCGAGTTAATTGAAGGTTAGAAATGAAATTAGAACACACATTTTGGCAGCGTGTGAGAACATCAAACTACACTGCCAGTGCCCAGAAACAGGAATCAAACTCATGATGATGACACAGCAATGGTAATCACTAGACACATGCAGCCCCAAACCCAAACTTGTGTTAATTTTTAATTCCTACATTCAGAGACCAAATACATGACTACAAGTACACTAATTTAGCAAATCTCAGTTAAAAgcggaaacaaacaaacaaaaaaggttcTAATGAAAACTATTGAGATCAGACGTACAATTAAAAAGTTAGGTTCAATTCCTGGGGCCTGTTTAAAGAGAATTCAAGAACAGCAGTGCATCTTTGCCACGCTTGCCAGTCAAAATAATCTGCAACACATTGATAAACTGAACAGGAGCGCCTTTGGTTATTTTCCCGAATGAAAGACCCAAATACACACcattgttaacattttaaattatttgtgctAACCGGAcagaaatttgttttaattataccGTCTGGTTCAATGTTACAGGAATTAAAACATTCACTGGGCTTTTCACGTTTTAGGAGTTAAGCTAGATTAATGTCTCAAAagctataaataaaaattgtaccaCTTAAAAATACGTTTATTCTTTCTTACCCATTTCATAGGCGATAAAGGAAACATCTCTACAACAGTAGCTCGGACCTATGCAATGGCCTCCCCGAGGGCGTTTGAAAGTACAAAAAAAGTTTTAGCCTTGATGCGAGTACCTTCAAATAAACAGAGTAAAATAAATCTTGCGAGTTGTACGTGTTTATTTTGCTGTTGATAAATTTAACACGCTTCTTCATAAAGTATCGTTTATGCGCATCTTCTGTCAACTTCTCCAAATCGTGAGACACACGCTCGCGGCCTGTGCCTGACCCGTCACGTTAGCGCGCCGTACTGAAATAAGTCCCCGCGCGCAATTAATCCACGGTGCGTGGAAGGAACAAAAGTTCCTAACCTCAAGACAACGACTGGCGCAAGAAAAGTGAAGTTTAGGACGGAAAATGTGGTTGAAGACAGCTGGatatttttcaaagctaaaatatATTAGACTATCTTTAAATCAAGCGCCTAACATAATCTAGTAGCTGTTGCGTTTAAAAGCAGACCTTTCCTCAATGATCTGTAAGAGGTTTCATTTATAAGTGACAATCTTAAAGGGTGAACATTTCACCAGCAGAAGGTTCAACAATAAAAAAGACCGATCGGGGGGCCTGAGGGCATTCGCGCGCAAACTCACATACACGGAGCCATCCGCCCAGTTGAATAATTTAATTcacacttaaataaaataaagaaattatagGTGTAAGATACtcacatctatctataatatTAGCGGATCCACATTTTCAAGAATTACGTACTGAGTGTAATGTGTGGGAAAACAACTTGCATTCCGAGGACtcgtattcatttttaaacctgcttttaataataattctcttCGCACATTTTCGTGAAACACACCCGCACACATACAACGTTGCAAATAATTacttacttttaaaaacaaaacccgtCGCGAATAAAATGCCCCCAAAAGCTGCTCGTAGATGAAACCAAGGCTTAGGTAAGAAACATACTGCCGCCACTCTCAACCCGCTGAGTTTAAATTTCGCTCTCTATCTCCAGCCAATGGTATTCAAGAATCATGCGacgctttctttttcttcagcggCCAATAGGGCGACGCTTTGGATTGCAAAGGAGGCCAATAGAGTCCAGCAGCAAACGAGACTCTACGGGAcgccaaagaaataaaaatgcttttgATTGGTGGAGCTTCTAGGTGAGCAACACGTCGACAAAGTAGaggagtttaaaaatatttagcgGTAATGCTCAGTGACAGTAATTATCAGAAGAAAGAGGCAAATATAGAAAATGCTAACATACATATTTGACGAGATTAATTAACTGTATAATGAAATATTGCTTGGGAAGATAATTGGAAGTAAATTTGGTTTATGTTCttagaaatgtgtaatgtcatcGGTGAATGCGCTTTAAATAAGACTTCCGAGTTAACCAAATattgaatgtattatttttactttatacgtATTTTAGTTCTGTTTgattaatgtaatgttttttaatatcattttaattactgtatattattgtagGATTCTGGACTGATACGTTGCCCGGTTTATATGTACAATGAACAGCAATCGTAAGCCTGttgctacttttaaataaaacatacaggatgttacatacatacatacatacacacacacacacacacacacatatatatatatatatatatatatatatatatatatatatatatatatatatatatatatatatatgacagacaaagggtttttaagtaatcaacagaggttggggcacctgtgcaaattgtttgtttcaacTTCGAAGGCTTAATTTGCTGAAGAACatttgtaggttgtaacctattagttgttccctgaagaaggcccctttctaatattttgaaatttccttttttcagtttttgctaacctaaacttttaaTTTAAGCCCTTGACAGTATACTGCTTACCTTTttgccattttaggtcattcattgtatttcagctgaatttgaagaaaaactggaaaaacaggtgttctaaaactttgcaccagcatcatatatatatatctatatatatacatatgtacagtgcatccagaaagtattcatagtgcatcactttttccacattttgttaagttacagccttattccaaaatggattaaattcattttttccctcagaattctacacacagcaccccataatgacaacgtgaaaaagtttacttgagattttttcaaatttattaaaaataaaaatattgagaaagcacatgtacataagtattcacagcctttgccatgaagctcaaaattgagctcaggtgcatcctgtttccccggatcatccttgagatgtttctgcagcttaattggagtccacctgtggtaaattcagttgattggacatgatttggaaaggcacacacctgtctatataaggtcccacagttgacagttcatgtcagagcacaaaccaagcattaagtcaaaggaattgtctgtagacctccgagacaggattgtctcaaggcacaaatctggggaaggttacagaaacatttctgctgctttgaaggtcccaatgagcacagtggcctccatcatccgtaagtggaagaagttcaaaccaccaggactcttcctagagctggccagccatctaaactgagcaattgggggagaagggccttagtcagggaggtgaccaagaacccaatggtcactctgtcagagctccagaggtcctctgtggagagaggagaaccttccagaaggacaaccatctctgcagcaatccaccaatcaggcctgtatggtagagtggccagacggaagccactccttagtaaaaggcacatggcagcccacctggagtttgccaaaaggcacctgaaggactctcagaccatgagaaacaaaactctctggtctgatgagacaaagattgaactctttggtgtaaatgccaggcgtcacgtttggaggaaaccaggcacagctcatcaccaggccaataccatccctacagtgaagcatggtggtggcagcatcatgctgtggggatgtttttcagcggcaggaactgggagactagtcaggataaagggaaagatgactgcagcaatgtacagagacatcctggatgaaaacctgctccagagcgctcttgacctcagactggggcgacggttcatctttcagcaggacaacgaccctaagcacacagccaagatatcaaaggagtggcttcaggacaactctgtgaatgtccttgagtggcccagccagagcccagacttgaatccgattgaacatctctggagagatcttaaaatggctgtgcaccgacgcttcccatccaacctgatggagcttgagaggtgctgcaaacaggaatgggtgaaactggccaaggataggtgtgccaagcttgtggcatcatattcaaaaagacttgaggctgtaattgctgccaaaggtgcatcgacaaagtattgagcaaaggctgtgaatacttatgtacatgtgatttctcagttttttatttttaataaatttgcaaaaacctcaagtaaacttttttcacgttgtcattatggggtgttgtgtagaattctgaggaaaaaaaattatttaatccattttggaataaggctgtaacataacaaaatgtggaaaaagtgatgggtTGTGAATACCTTACAGatggcactgtgtgtgtgtgtatgtgtatatatatatatatctatctatctatatctctctctatatatatatatcttgagCAAACTATTATGAACACAAGTAGGGCCTCTTTTTGCCCTCAAATTCTTCATTGCATGGATTTcaaagatgttggaaacattcctttgagattcttgtccatgttgacatgatttcATCCCATAGTTTCTGtggatttgtcagctgcacactAATGCGGCGAATCTCCCATTCTATCAcaacccaaaggtgttctattggattcagaccCAGTGACTGGGAAAGCCACTAAAGGAccctgaactcattgtcatgttcatgacaCCAGTTTGAGAGGACTTTTGCTTTGTGGCATGATGCATCATCATTTTGGAagaagccattagaagatggataGATTGTGGCCACGGAGGGCTGCACGTGATCAGCAACAATGCTCAAATTTACCATGGCATTTAAGTGATTGATTGGTATTtatgggcccaaagtgtgccagtAAAACATTCACCACACCATTAGACCTTCTTTGTaggacaatgtgctatataaataaatgttgttgtcgtaCTGTCCTAACAAATTTTAAGATGGACTCTCCTCCCACCACTGAGTGCCTTATCAGGGAGTTATTATGAAACTGGCCCTCATTTGAAAGTAGCAAAGAAATCTCTCTATACAGTCTTCATAATgtaattaagcaggtttaagaagtTTTATGATGTTGCCACGTCTTTGGAGAAGGGAGCAGCATTAGTTACACTACAGGTATGATGAACTCTGGCTGTTGGGCTTAATGCTTACTTTGATTCACACATTGGCCATAGTGATATGCTTGGTGCAGATGTCAACATACTgttgtatttcaaaataaatttccaCACCTTCTGTGTTACACTGGAAGCCACATGTCTTCTGCTGAATCTTACCTTGCACTATGTTTTAGGTGACTTGAGACACCTCACATCACACTTTATTTAGCAGATCGGGATTGTTGCTGACTCGTGCAGCATAGCCGACAGCTGTCGTCCATTTCTTAACGCGGTGACATTGAAAGTCTCCACATCTGCTTCTCCTTTATACTCTGTGTCCAGCCATTCTGTTGTCCATCTACTATTCTGGCACCTTGTTTCTCCCTTGTGAAGTTGGAGGGGTTTCCAAGTAAATTGTATTTCATAACTTTGTAGACAAAGTGGTTGAAACACATTCAGCAAATGCAAACCAAAAATGTCATCAGCTTCTGCCATAACTTGCGAGCTCCAATGACTACCATTTTTCAGTGTTTCGACtttaacatgcttaatccagctgTAGGGTTGTGGAGAGAAACAAAAAGGACGAGAGTCTAGCCCAGTAAACGAGGCACACGCTCCCCTGACAGATTTGTTCATTTTCCAAGGGAAGAGTATAGAGAAGTGTTGAAAACTGacaattctttttcttcattcGCGCGCCTGtcgggggttgccacagcggatcatctgtctgcatattgattttgcaaaatttcacaccggATGCCCTCCCTAacttaaccctccccatttatccaggcttggggccaacgcaaagaaacacactggtctgtccaccccctgtggctgggttgttgAAAACTGACAATCCACCTGACTAAAAGGTAAAGTGTCTGTGTGCTTTTGCATCTGTAAGATGACACAACACTACATTagtactgcttttatgaatcgcATAACAAATGACATATAATAGAGTCATAGAAACTGGACGGACACACTATACtgcaaatattaaaactgaatacACTCAACAGAGAGCAACTGGCAGATGGTCAGAAATTAGCTTATTCACCCTAATAAATGGACAAGTATCTGTGTATACGTTCGAttgctatatctctgttatatgtcatttggtttggaattcataaaagcagtaatGTTTGTGATAGGTCATCTGTCggaataataaatgcaatgcattttactactacatgcattccagtagatggtgcactgcccatgttaacactgaggtctgtgtcttagacaggtagcacagctaatttAGAACTACAGAATAACAAACATTCTTCcaactgtttaatccaattcagggtcaaagGGGGCAGAGTCTCCCCCAGCAGTTCTTGACACAAGTCAGCAATCCATGGCAAAGTCTTCAGGTAATCTAACATACATGTCTTTAAGGAGTTTTGAGTCTTGGCAATTTTATTAGGCCAGCAACTCCCGGGCAGATTTACCACTCTATTTGAAGATGATGGCGCTCATGGTGGTTCACTGGAGTTCCACGGTTTTAGAGATTGCTTTGTAACCCCTTCTTGACAGATACATTTCAGTAACGTTTTTTCTTTGGCCTTCTGGAATTTCTTTTGATGGATGAATGATGTGCTCCTTGTTGAGATGCCCACTTCACATTGCTGGAAAGATTCTATGTAAGTGATGCCTCGATTCAATAGGCCTTGCTGCAGTCAAGCCTGGGTGTGTCTTTGCAATTTGGTTCATCGGTTCATTGAGTGACTAAGGgggaaaattactttttcacatgggttATATAGGTGCTTGAGAACTTATttccttcaataaatcaaatgatcatttaaaaattgaGTTTACTAAGGTTGTCTTTTGTATTATACTAAATTTACAATAAAGTATTATGAATAAGTAAAAAGTTAGAAAGGAGCAAATACTTTCTCAAAGCACTGTATGTGGTGCCAGGCCGGTTTCTAAACTCCTTACAGTAGCATGAATCCTGTAATGGGACACAGTAGGTTCAGAAAGTACATGGATGGATAGCCACACGGTGAAAATGACAGTTACCATCTTTCAGGTGCTGACACAAAAGGAAACCGAGAATGTATACAATGTCACTCTTTGAATgaggacttttattttttttttttttgtgaaatactTTGTTTCCATACCAGGATTAAAAATACTGGTATATATCATTTACGTTAAACATGTGACTAATTGATACTAAATTCACGGAActtgattattcatttaaaatgtcaaaaacaaataaataaaaaatctaaggAAGTCTCCATTAATGGtgacagattaatttttgtataaatgtGGTCAGTTGCAGAGTACATCAGACACTTGCTGGAAGTGTGACCAGTCCACATAATATTCAGGGTTTGTGTTCTTCCAGTAATGTAATTTAAGGCACTTTAAAATGCAAATTAGGAAGTAGTATGCATACTTTCCAGCATATCCAAAACACTTTCCATTTCTGAATATTCTTTTAAAGATTGAATCATTTCATCCAAGAGTTCTTCTCCCATAAGAAACTGTTTGACATCGTGAATTGTTTTACTTATTCGATGATCTGTAATCCTGTCCTGGAGATAGTTATATGTTCTGATCTTTTCTGACCTTCCTTTGGTTCCAATCTGTCAAAAAATTACAACAGGCTTCATGTACAGTGGGTATATCTTCAGTACATCatttcacatatactgtagtacattttcataaaagaacTAATGTCTTCTAAAATGCAATTTCAatataaaagt
This genomic interval carries:
- the fbxo5 gene encoding F-box only protein 5, translated to MKCHYTSQKQPALCFSNATGANIKVKSVMENETKSAKEESPCQLLKMLPCNEGQNSCKTDPEPVHNKENVKAASFKECKNEPPLLDGTLEESGYLSYTDSQNSIIFDLETHDAYSEQSEIQSDFHVPPELSSSTEKQTEAISNMGSLPCVKFAHEVCTELMSTHRKCKKFDWTCVDKIADKFNLRNVIGRSIGLDHVDILKELLQRGMKHLLGKILMLLDGEDLIQCVLVSRTWKKIILGDKRTAERYFVAADKLEKYTLNGMEEFTRAVKGCSREVLSCMQALASTPVSSTPRKIDQNGKLDSQCSKFNSFCQTASTLKHGEGLKACRRCSFPAKFDSCLQRATCTRSGCGFDLCTKCFREYHPSSNCTTGKSIKPVILAGSKKSKSNLKRL